A genomic stretch from Bacillus sp. N1-1 includes:
- the bacA gene encoding undecaprenyl-diphosphate phosphatase, producing the protein MEIIIAIILGIVEGLTEFLPVSSTGHLILTGYWLDFTGERAKTFEIVIQLGSILAVVVMYRKRFVALLSPKSSEGLTLVHLILGMIPAVVAGFLLHGFIKSYLFSPYTVVIGLIVGGVLMIFADLKKRAPVSSSLDDLTLKQAFSIGLFQCLALWPGFSRSGATISGGVLLGTNHKTAAEFSFILAVPMMVAASGYDLLKSYQFLSVSDIPVFATGFLAAFVVALFAIVTFIKFIERVRLIPFAIYRFVLALFVWMVLF; encoded by the coding sequence ATGGAGATCATTATTGCAATCATACTCGGGATTGTAGAAGGACTAACAGAATTTTTACCAGTTTCATCAACAGGGCATTTGATTTTAACAGGATACTGGCTCGATTTCACTGGAGAGAGGGCAAAGACGTTTGAAATCGTCATTCAACTTGGGTCGATTCTTGCGGTGGTTGTCATGTATCGAAAAAGATTTGTTGCGTTATTATCACCAAAATCAAGTGAAGGGTTAACCCTTGTTCATCTCATCCTTGGAATGATTCCAGCTGTCGTGGCGGGCTTTCTTCTTCATGGTTTTATTAAAAGTTATCTGTTCTCGCCATATACCGTTGTGATTGGACTTATTGTTGGTGGCGTGTTGATGATTTTCGCTGATCTAAAAAAACGTGCCCCTGTTAGTTCAAGTTTAGATGACTTAACGCTGAAGCAAGCTTTCTCGATTGGTCTCTTTCAATGCTTAGCACTGTGGCCAGGATTTTCACGTTCAGGCGCCACGATTTCAGGCGGCGTCTTACTAGGAACAAATCACAAAACAGCGGCTGAATTTTCGTTTATTTTAGCGGTTCCGATGATGGTGGCGGCAAGCGGATATGATTTATTGAAAAGCTACCAGTTTTTATCCGTATCTGATATTCCAGTATTCGCGACAGGCTTTTTAGCAGCCTTTGTCGTTGCGCTTTTCGCTATTGTAACATTTATTAAATTCATTGAACGCGTCCGATTGATCCCTTTTGCGATCTATCGGTTTGTACTCGCTCTCTTTGTTTGGATGGTGTTGTTTTAG
- a CDS encoding transglycosylase domain-containing protein, translating to MKWLKDERFHYWKRWTMLLSKLMMIGIVLIGMSMGMLYLLTVFMGAPELQVPQTTIYYDHDENVISESNQDGQNRYWVDLEHISPNVIDATIAIEDKHFYEHMGFDFRRIGGAILADLKAMAKVQGASTITQQYARNLFLEHDKTWKRKIAEAFYAYRLEVHYSKEEILEGYLNTIYYGHGSYGIESAARTYFGKNAEELSLPEAAMLAGIPKGPGYYSPYADAERAEERQSTVLQAMVSNDMLSEAEAMQAETENMALQTFTEETKSEIAPYFAQEVKKELRSVLSLDERVIEQGGLHVYTTLDAQMQKTAEKWVASSIDQKSDIQAALVAMEPTSGAVKVMIGGRDYSESKFNRATMAKRTPGSTFKPLLYYAAIKNGFTPSTLVRSEPTTFYYDNEKKTYSPHNYGDVYANEEITLAQALALSDNVVAVKTHMFLEEKTLVNTAKSFGITSKLSAIPSLALGTKPVGMMEMTEAYSMLANGGYSVAPYYIEKVTDRDGKVIYEHSSQSELVLDPEAAFVTTSMMTGVFDESLNDYTRVTGSGIDHLLTRPAAAKTGSTSTDSWMVGFTPQLTAAVWVGYDKGETLNHRNDGSYTKKIWANFIEEALAEEEATDFKKPENVVGIEVDPQTGLIATDNCPVKRLTYYIEGTEPSHLCEDHPGTPSSEQEKQKKGIFDRFFNWIR from the coding sequence ATGAAATGGCTCAAGGATGAGCGATTCCATTATTGGAAGCGATGGACCATGCTTCTAAGTAAATTAATGATGATTGGCATCGTGTTAATCGGCATGTCTATGGGGATGCTTTATTTGCTAACGGTGTTTATGGGGGCACCCGAGCTTCAAGTCCCACAAACAACGATATACTATGATCATGATGAAAATGTTATAAGCGAATCAAATCAAGATGGTCAGAACCGCTATTGGGTTGACCTTGAACATATTTCTCCTAACGTAATTGATGCAACAATCGCCATTGAAGACAAGCACTTTTATGAACATATGGGGTTTGATTTTAGACGGATCGGTGGGGCCATCCTTGCTGATTTAAAAGCAATGGCAAAAGTTCAAGGAGCTAGTACCATTACACAGCAATATGCGCGAAATCTCTTTTTAGAACATGATAAAACGTGGAAACGAAAAATCGCAGAAGCCTTTTACGCTTACCGACTCGAGGTTCATTATTCAAAAGAAGAGATTCTTGAAGGATATTTAAACACGATCTACTATGGCCACGGCTCTTACGGGATTGAGTCTGCAGCAAGAACTTACTTTGGCAAAAACGCGGAGGAACTTTCTCTTCCAGAAGCGGCGATGCTAGCCGGTATTCCAAAAGGACCTGGCTATTACTCTCCTTATGCCGATGCCGAGCGGGCAGAGGAACGACAAAGCACCGTTCTCCAAGCGATGGTATCGAACGATATGTTATCTGAAGCGGAAGCAATGCAAGCAGAAACAGAAAACATGGCGCTCCAAACGTTCACGGAAGAAACGAAGTCCGAAATCGCACCATATTTTGCTCAGGAAGTAAAAAAGGAATTAAGATCGGTGCTTTCACTTGATGAGCGTGTTATTGAGCAAGGAGGACTTCATGTTTATACGACGCTTGATGCTCAGATGCAAAAAACAGCTGAAAAGTGGGTAGCCTCCTCCATTGACCAAAAAAGCGACATTCAGGCAGCGCTCGTCGCCATGGAACCGACGTCAGGAGCCGTTAAGGTGATGATCGGAGGTCGTGATTATTCAGAAAGTAAATTCAACCGTGCCACGATGGCAAAGCGTACGCCAGGCTCCACGTTTAAACCGCTGTTGTATTATGCGGCTATCAAAAATGGCTTCACGCCTTCGACGCTTGTGCGAAGTGAGCCAACAACTTTCTACTATGATAATGAAAAGAAAACCTATTCTCCACACAACTATGGAGACGTTTATGCGAATGAGGAAATTACCCTTGCACAAGCTTTAGCACTTTCTGATAATGTTGTCGCGGTAAAAACACATATGTTTTTGGAGGAAAAAACGCTCGTTAATACGGCAAAATCATTTGGGATTACGAGTAAACTATCAGCCATCCCTTCCCTTGCGCTTGGAACAAAGCCTGTTGGGATGATGGAAATGACAGAAGCGTATAGCATGCTAGCAAATGGTGGCTATAGTGTTGCTCCTTACTACATCGAGAAAGTAACGGATCGCGACGGCAAAGTGATTTATGAGCATTCATCACAATCTGAACTCGTTTTAGATCCTGAGGCCGCTTTTGTAACGACCAGTATGATGACCGGAGTCTTCGATGAATCACTCAATGATTACACTCGCGTAACGGGGTCTGGAATTGATCACCTCTTAACGCGACCGGCAGCCGCCAAAACAGGATCAACTTCTACAGATAGTTGGATGGTAGGATTTACACCGCAGCTTACCGCAGCAGTTTGGGTTGGATACGATAAAGGAGAGACATTGAATCATCGAAACGATGGCTCTTATACGAAAAAGATTTGGGCAAATTTCATCGAAGAGGCGCTTGCAGAAGAAGAAGCGACTGATTTTAAGAAACCAGAAAATGTTGTTGGGATAGAGGTCGATCCTCAAACAGGGCTGATCGCGACTGACAATTGCCCTGTGAAGCGCTTAACTTATTATATAGAAGGAACTGAGCCTTCACACCTTTGTGAAGATCATCCCGGAACGCCTTCTTCAGAGCAAGAAAAGCAGAAAAAAGGCATTTTCGATCGGTTCTTTAATTGGATTAGATAA
- a CDS encoding DUF2164 domain-containing protein — translation MYQISREKKKELIERIQTFFYEERNEEIGELAAENVLHFVMSEIGPTIYNAGISDAIGMTEQKWISIEQDLEALKKPDPEVNR, via the coding sequence GTGTATCAAATCTCACGTGAGAAAAAGAAAGAATTAATTGAGCGCATCCAAACATTTTTCTATGAAGAGCGAAATGAAGAAATTGGTGAGCTTGCGGCTGAAAACGTTTTGCATTTTGTGATGTCCGAAATCGGTCCGACAATCTATAACGCTGGAATTTCTGATGCAATTGGTATGACAGAACAAAAATGGATTAGTATCGAACAAGACCTTGAGGCTTTAAAGAAGCCAGATCCAGAAGTGAATCGCTAA